The region ATTCAACTGCGCGATGAGCGCGGCGCGCGGCAGGGCGGTCTGCCCGGCGGCCAGCCGGTCCTCGCGCGCCAGCGTGATGTTCAATGCGGCCAGCACATCGGCGATGCTGCCGCTCTGCGTGTTCACGTGCCAGACCTGTCCGTCGGCGTCGACGTCGACCGGCTGCGCGAGCCAGATGCGGACGGCCGGTGCAGCGACCAACGGCGTGTCGAGCGGCGGCGTGACCAAGTCGGCCGGGCCTAACTGGAAGCCCTGCTCGGCCAGTGCGCGGCCAACGGTTGTCTGGTGTGTGCGAACGTCGAGCGACCGGCCGTTCACGTCAACGCGCACGGCGCGCTCGGTGGCTGTGTAGAGCCACGCCAGCCCGCCGGCCAGCACGAGCAGGAAGAGCAGCGCGAACTGCCCGCCGTGCAGGCGCACGACCAGCGGGCGGCCGGCGGCGGCGGGTAACTCGATCGGTTCCGTGGTCATCGAACAGCCTGGCACATCAAGCGGCGTGGAGAGCAGCCGGAGCAGGCGGCGAAGCGAGCCGCCTGCCGAAACGCAAAACGGTTGCGTGCGTAATGCTGCTGACCAGGCACCCCTGTGGCACCCAGAAAGCTCTGCTTACCGTTGCTTCCTTTCGGCCCTGGCGGGGTTCGCAGTTTCCTGCCGCACAGGACCCAATCAGCAGCATTACGCACACAACCGTTTGGATCGACTACACCGGCACAATACGCCGGGTAATTATATATCGGTCTTCCGCAAGTCCCTTGGGAAAGCGGCCAGTGTGTTTATCGTGGCTCTGCCGGCCGCAAGTCCACAAAGAGCCGTTCTCATTTTACGGGAGATTCAACTGCCATGAAACGCCAAACCGATCGGCCACCCAGCCAAATTTGCGGCTGAAACCGTAGTCGTCGAGCGGCATCATGACCGTGCCTCCCTCGGCAAGTTTCTGATAGCGCGCAATGAGCTCGTCTTCCGTATCGCAATTGACGAAAACGGATATAGACGGCGTGAAGGTGAACTGGTGCGGGAACGGGCTGTCGCTGGCCATGTAGTCCTGGCCGTCAAGCGTGAACACGGCGAGCTTGACCAGACCCTCTTTCCCGCCCGGATCTCCGGCTTTGAAAT is a window of Chloroflexota bacterium DNA encoding:
- a CDS encoding VOC family protein, whose product is MQKTTPFLMFVGAQCGKAEEAMKFYTSLFVHSEIRHIEYFKAGDPGGKEGLVKLAVFTLDGQDYMASDSPFPHQFTFTPSISVFVNCDTEDELIARYQKLAEGGTVMMPLDDYGFSRKFGWVADRFGVSWQLNLP